The Carnobacterium divergens nucleotide sequence TATCCAAAAATATAAGTTTAAAAACGCTAACTATAGCTTATATTTTATGCAGTGCACTTGAAAGCTTATTGGCGGTGACAGTCGGAAATATTATTACATTTCCTTTTTTATTTATTTTTACAGCTTTGTTTACCTATTGGCTCACAAGAAATTTTGTAACCAGTGTTTTAACCCTATTTTCTACCATTATTTTATTTGCGACTGCACAATATGCATCTGGATTTATGATGGTCTTAATAGGAAAACCTACTGGAAATTATAATTCCACTCAAATTAGTACTACTATTTTGTTCTTTATTATTAATTATGCAATTATTTATGTATCTTCATTTTTTATCATTAAAGTTCTTAGTTTGGCTAAAAAAACAACAATTCTATTTTCGAAGAAAGTTTATTTAGGAACTCTTTTAACCTTACTAGCACTAATTGTTGCATTCTTTTTTACCACTAGCTCTTTAGAAAAATATTATGAAAATGATCATACTATTTTACAAGTAACAAATGCTTTATTTTTAGCGTTTGGTGTTATAATCATGTTTACTTTTACAATTTTATTTAAATCATTAACCCGTGAAACAGAAGTTCAAAAGAGAAAATTAGAGTTGGATCAGCTTCGAATTTATAGCAATAAACTAGAAGAAAACTACCAAGAATATCGTAAGTTTCGGCATGATTATTTAAACATGTATACCGGTATGGTGGGGTATATCGAAACGAAAGATATGGCGGGCTTAGAACGCTATTTTACAGAACATATTGTTCCTATTAGTCAATCCATTACGACAAATTTAATTAAACTAGCAGATCTTTATCGGATTGAAATACCTGAACTAAAAGGCTTAGTTGCAACAAAATTATTGCTTGCCCAAGAAAAAGGCATGGATATCAGTTGCGAAGTCCCTACCCCTGTGACACGAATTAATATGGATATTTTAGATTTATGTACAGCTATTGGGATTTTATTAGACAACGCAATTGAAGCAACAGAATCGATTGAAAATGGCAAAATCCGTCTTTCTTTCATCACATACGAAGACCGTATCTTGATTACAATCGAAAATCAGGTTGAAGATTTGCTTGTTCCTATTTATCAACTATTTGAGCATGGGTTTTCAACAAAAGGTTCTGATCGCGGTTTAGGACTTTGGAATTTATCAGAAATGATGGATAAGTCTGATGTGATTCATTTAGATACTTCAATTGAAAATCATTATTTTATTCAGCAATTAAATATTATGGAGGAATCAACTTATGACTGAACTTTTTATTTGTGAAGATAATCCAGCGATTGCCAAACAAATTACCGCTCATGCGGCTAATGTGATTGAAGAAAATAAGTTAAATTTCACAATAAAATTAACAACCAGTAATCCTACGACATTATTGAATATCGTCAATTCATCTAAAGAACCTGGTGTCTATTTCTTAGATATTGATTTAGGCAGTAATGTTATGGATGGCATCGAACTCGCTCAAAAAATTCGTGAATTAGACCCTCGTGGTTTTATTATTTTTATTACGTCTGACACAGAAAAATTTCAACATACCTTTAAATATAAAATTGAAGCGTTGGATTATATCGTCAAGCAAGATACCGACAACTTAGAGCAACGCTTGCTTGAATGTTTAACAACCATCCTTTCTCGTAACCCAAAAAATAATGAACAGTCGCTATTTAGCATTAAGGATGGCACGCGTATTATTACTGAGAAATACAGCAATATTTTATTTTTCGAAGTTTCTTCTAAAGTCCATAAAATCAAAATGCATTCATTGACTAAACAAGCTGAGTTTTACGGTTCTCTTAAAGACGTAGAGACTGAATTGTTAAAGCATAACTTTTTCCGTTGTCATCAGTCGTATTTAATCAATTTGACAAATGTTAAAGAAGTCGATGTTAAAAATCGTTTTGTGTATATGATTAATGGTCAAAAATGTGAAGTCTCTTACCGAGCCTTGACTGAACTCAAAAAAATGATGAAGAAAGCTTAAAAAAGGAAGACTAAAGAAATTCTTTGGTCCTCCTTTTTTTTAAATTAAGATAATAAGAATAAGAATGGCACTAATGAACAACGTGATTTTTAATGGACTTTTTGGAGCGGATCCGACAACTTTCCCATTTTGACCATTTACAAAATAACGATAGATTTTACCTCAGAATGTGTAGCTATTAATCCAGATTGGCAACACTAAATGTTTAAATTCAGGCTGTTGATAGTTCGTTTGATACTTAATATCTTTTGTCACACCGTTTTCCCAGTAGGTTTTTTGAACGTTATCA carries:
- a CDS encoding sensor histidine kinase; the encoded protein is MKEILFAFTENIGLFYLIYQFLSKNISLKTLTIAYILCSALESLLAVTVGNIITFPFLFIFTALFTYWLTRNFVTSVLTLFSTIILFATAQYASGFMMVLIGKPTGNYNSTQISTTILFFIINYAIIYVSSFFIIKVLSLAKKTTILFSKKVYLGTLLTLLALIVAFFFTTSSLEKYYENDHTILQVTNALFLAFGVIIMFTFTILFKSLTRETEVQKRKLELDQLRIYSNKLEENYQEYRKFRHDYLNMYTGMVGYIETKDMAGLERYFTEHIVPISQSITTNLIKLADLYRIEIPELKGLVATKLLLAQEKGMDISCEVPTPVTRINMDILDLCTAIGILLDNAIEATESIENGKIRLSFITYEDRILITIENQVEDLLVPIYQLFEHGFSTKGSDRGLGLWNLSEMMDKSDVIHLDTSIENHYFIQQLNIMEESTYD
- a CDS encoding LytR/AlgR family response regulator transcription factor — translated: MTELFICEDNPAIAKQITAHAANVIEENKLNFTIKLTTSNPTTLLNIVNSSKEPGVYFLDIDLGSNVMDGIELAQKIRELDPRGFIIFITSDTEKFQHTFKYKIEALDYIVKQDTDNLEQRLLECLTTILSRNPKNNEQSLFSIKDGTRIITEKYSNILFFEVSSKVHKIKMHSLTKQAEFYGSLKDVETELLKHNFFRCHQSYLINLTNVKEVDVKNRFVYMINGQKCEVSYRALTELKKMMKKA